The genomic interval aaaaacaaaccatcAACGTCCACAGCGATCACAGAGCGCAGATCCTGTGTCCTCCTCACTTCCTTTCCACAGAAATCCAAGCCTTCTTCTTCAGGGACAGAAGACATCAAGTCTGAGCGTTCTCACGCCACATTAGAGGCTCCACGTCTTCTGTGTTCACGCTGCAGAAGATGGTAAAGCCGGTGCAGGCGGAGGGAAATCGTCCCTGCAGGTCTCTAGAAGGACGTGCCCTTCGTGTCTCTGTACAGGATCCTCTTGAAGGCTGTGCGGAAGTCCTGGTTGAAGACGGTGTAGATGACCGGGTTGAGGCAGGAGTTGCAGTAGCCGatccagaagaagaaggtgAAGAGCGGTTTGGGggtgctgcagctctgagggCATACCGCCCGCAGCGAGTAGGAGAAGAAGAAGGGGAACCAGCAGATGACAAACACGCCCATCACCACAGCCAGGACGAAGGTGAACTTCTTCTCCCTGTTCATCATGGCTTTGCGGCGGGAGATCGGCGTCTCCTGAGTCTTCGCCGAGGCTTCGGGCGCCAGCTTGGTGCCAGACGATGTTTTGATGGTGTCTTTGTATTTGCAGGTTGGACTCGGGTCCAAAGTTTCGGGACCGTCTCCGTCTCCCTCCTCGATGGTTTGCTGCTCAGCAACAGACTCTGAGCTGGAGGAGGGAACGGCCGGTTCTGCCTCTACCTGGGGCTGATCTGGGGGGGCCTCAGCCGGgttctctgctgcttttctgaGAGTCGACTGGGACATGGTGGGAAGCTGCTCTGCAGTCGGAGCTCCTTGGCCGATCTCCCTCTGGGGTTCCTCAGAAGGCGACTTCACCTCGGCCTCTCCAGCTGCACCGGCGGTGAATTTATGCGGCTGAGCGGGGGGGCAGCGCGTGTGCTTCTTTGCGATCTGATAAATCCGTATGTAGACCAGGATCATGATCACACAGGGAGCGAAGAAGGAGCCGATGGTGGAGTAAAGGATGTACCAGGGCTTCTCGTTCAGCTCACACTTGTTGTCTCCTCCGACTTTCTTACTCATGGTCAGAAAATGAGGGAAGGAGATGACGGCAGAAATCAGCCAGACCGTGACGATGGCCGACTTGATGCGTTTGGCCGTACGTTTGGTACTGTAGGAGACGGGCCGAGAGATGGACAGGTAGCGATCCAG from Oryzias melastigma strain HK-1 linkage group LG12, ASM292280v2, whole genome shotgun sequence carries:
- the LOC112162943 gene encoding alpha-2B adrenergic receptor, with amino-acid sequence MFESGAVMAGSSNSSYSPQSAAAFATAITFMILMTIVGNVLVIIAVLTSRTLKAPQNLFLVSLAAADILVATIIIPFSLANELLGSWVFSSIWCEIHQTLDVLFCTSSIGHLCAIALDRYLSISRPVSYSTKRTAKRIKSAIVTVWLISAVISFPHFLTMSKKVGGDNKCELNEKPWYILYSTIGSFFAPCVIMILVYIRIYQIAKKHTRCPPAQPHKFTAGAAGEAEVKSPSEEPQREIGQGAPTAEQLPTMSQSTLRKAAENPAEAPPDQPQVEAEPAVPSSSSESVAEQQTIEEGDGDGPETLDPSPTCKYKDTIKTSSGTKLAPEASAKTQETPISRRKAMMNREKKFTFVLAVVMGVFVICWFPFFFSYSLRAVCPQSCSTPKPLFTFFFWIGYCNSCLNPVIYTVFNQDFRTAFKRILYRDTKGTSF